Within Dromaius novaehollandiae isolate bDroNov1 chromosome 8, bDroNov1.hap1, whole genome shotgun sequence, the genomic segment TATATTCATTATACTAAAAAGTGCCAAAACACACACATGGGCACTTGTACAATATGTTCCCATCTCTTAAGCTGAGACATGCATTCAGATTTCATTTAGTTCCACTGAAACAAGTGAAGTTGCTAGTTTTAGTAAAGCAGTGGTCAGATCCTGTGGAAtcgccatccttggagatgcacAGGCCTTGGCTGGATATTATGCTGAGCAAGACAATTCAATTTTGAGGTTTGATACAGCTTTGAAGTTGGTCCTGCTTTCAGCAGAGAACTGGACCAGATGACcttcagaggtctcttccaatctaaattattctatgacttcATGATTTTGTGAAATAACGCATTTGAgttaggtgtatatatatattgttgGAATATGGGGTATGTTGCGTACTCCAGCCTCTCCACCAAAACTGGCCTAAAGATTCTGGCAGGTGACAACAAACTGAAAACTCCAGAATTCTTCCTCTAAGCATTAGCAGACTCATGTACTAGTTGTGTTGCTTAGCTTTGCCAGGTCTTAAATAATGTTTATGGCCACTTCCATTTTGCCCACATTGATGTAATAGCAATGGAGGAACAAAATAAAGTATTACAATAATTTTGCTCTCTAGCTCAGGAAAACTGAGAAGTCTGTGGTTAACATGGCCTTAGTGAGGCCCCCTCTCTGTTGGCTTTGTCTTTATAGAGTTCTTGTGCTGTAAAAACCTCTTGCTTAGTTTCCTTCAGCAGAGGAGAAACTGATTGCCAGAGCAAACCAAAGATGTAGTGTTACATGTATAATCCTTGTAAAAATCCTTATAATAATAAACCTGACTGACAAAATATTCATGTACTATGTGCCTGTAAAACAGAAGGTAAATTTCTGCTGGTAAAGCAGGAAAACCATTGCTCAGCACCTTCTCTCCTAACGGGTGCTGAAAAACAATCTTCAGCCTAGAGCTAAAGGTTAACTTCCTTCCTTTTGATCTTTTTCTTGTAATTAAACACAGATTGGGAATGTAGATTTTGTGCCAGGTGCAAGCATGCTAGAGTATATGAAAATTCCAGTTTTGGAACTGAAAGACTAGCATTTTCACTGTATTTCAAGGAACTCTTCAAGTACAGAATAAAAATTTGCCATCTGGAGAGAAGATTTCAGTAATGGCTTTCTCTGCCTGCAGATACATAGGATACATTTGTGATCTAATAGCAGACAAGCCCGTCATTCCTCACTGCAAGCCACTTACGATCAAGTCAGTCACCCTCAGCCCAGTCCCCTGTTTCAACAAGCAACGAAACGGGTGCCGACCCTTCTGTGACATTCTCAGTGGAGAAACCAGAATCCTTACCACCTCCCAGGAATATGAAAGAATGAAGTGAGTTCCTGCGACCTTCTACCATCCTTTAGGAGGTTAAAGCAAGGGGTGGGGTTGGTTTTGCTGTAATGTGTCTAGTATCCATGCTGGCTGCAGTCATCGTCACACTGCCTGATAGATCATGGAGTGCAAATATTAATGGAAGGTTGGTGCCTAGTGTTGAAAACAAACTGCCAGAATAAGTCTGAAATTGTGTCATACAGTGGAATGCCTTCACAGAGATAGTTCAGGGTTATGCTGTTTCCTTtgtgaaatgtttctgtttcagcTAAAACTAACACTAGGCAGAGTGTtgaatgctgtttctgtttgCTTGACCTGAATGAGATGATAGCTTTTATGTTGACATTTTTTGGGTGTTACTGGCATGTGGAAGGGAGCTTAACAGTGGATctccttcttttccctttaaaGAGAATACCGTGTACAAGAAGGGAAAGTCCTAATTCCACTAGGAGCAACTGTACATGGAGATGTTGTTGTTTCTGTCTACCATATGAGATCAACCATTGGGGGACGCCTACAAGCAAAAGTATGCGTTTCTCTAACTTCTCTTGCATGGTAGAAGCAATGTAGCTAACTAAGAGGGGGGTAAATATGGGGTCTAAGATTTCACATGGCTCTCATCTTGGTGATGTAGACAGTTTCCTTACTTGACAGCAGATATACACAAATTTGGGCAACGCCAAGTGAAAACAAGGGACAGCTTTTGGAGAAGTCCAGGATGGCCCTGGTGTCTCTTTACAGAGATGGGGTCCAGGATCCTTCCAGCTGATGAAAAGACAGAAATCCCCTGTCAGTAACCAGCTCAGGGCAAACTGCCACCAAATCCTCTGCCTCCCCATTGTAAGAAGGTGGAAGAAGCATCATCTTCAGCTCACCTTCAGATGACTTACTGAGTCAGCGCTACTGCACAGTGTGCACGTTGCTTGTTCCAGAGCAGCCTTCACAGTACATGGAGAACACTTTTCTGCTTTTGAGGGTGAAGAGGCAATTTCATGTTCACTTGTCAGCTATTGGGATGGGAAAGAACCTGTGAGCCACAGGCTGGTCAGATAGCCACCTCCATAGCCAGACAACCTTGCAACACTAGCAGACCAAAGAAATGGGAGAAGTTGGGAACTGGGGAGGGAGGAACATAGGGATACTGTAGCGAGCGCACCCTAATTTCTCCTTTCCACAACATACTGGCAGTGTTGAAAGTGAAGGTGTTTATTGGTCCATACTGTTCTAGGACTTGAGATTAACTTTGAAATGCTGTTCTTTGGCTCTTGTAATTGCAGAAAAGGAATTTGGAAATGCAGTACGCGCAGGCTAGCAAGCTTTTCTTGGATCTGCAGAAACTGAATCAGTAGTGATACACCAAGCTGCTCCAGTAACCTTTGTAGTAATGATTGGTTCACTGATTAAGACAGTTAACGATCTGCTGAAATTGTCATGACTTAAAGCACAAAAATGCTGGAAGAACCAAGTAGTGCCTCACCTCACTTGCTCCCTGCAGTTGGGTGCTGCATGGCTGCTCAGGCAGAACAGCTCCTGAACCTCAGTAGCAAGCTGTGGTGCTGCATCCTTGAACTGTCATGTTATCCACCAGATCTGATACTGTAGTCATCCGATCTTAACTTTCCTGATGATGCATCTGAAACCCTAATGTTCAAGTTGCAGAATGactaaaaattctttttctcttcttaaatTTTTATTGGTGCTGTCTGCTGTGTAGGCAATGTTTTACTGAAGCTTCCACTGCAGGTGGAATGGTCATTTATGTTCCTGGGTTACAAACCTTTTGCTCCAAAATATTCAATAGAAACAGATATCCATTTCACATATTTAAGTGCTAAAATATCAAGTAGATCCCTGAAATGAGGACAAGTAGGAGATGAGGGCATATTCATGGGAAGGCACTCTGCTTTATGGAGGCAGGAGCAGAATTTAAGGCAGATGGTAGAAATATTTGGGTCTGAGAAGTAAAAGCTCTGCCTTCCGTAAAAGAAACTGAATGAATTAGCTTATATGCCTATTTATAATTAGCCTATAGAGTAACTGGTAGAGAGGTAGTCTTAAATAACTGTCTGTGTGTATTATAAACAAATACTTTAATTTCATGAATTTAAGCACTTGTTCAGTGtggtgctctgtttttttttgttttcctttttttccagatgacCAACACACAAATATTCCAAATTCAATTTCATACTGGATTCATAGCCCTGGGAACAACCACACTAAAGTTCACCAAGTGAGTATTTTAAGCTGGGCATTAATCAAACCTGAAATGTAAAAGCCTCATGAAGGCTGAAGGAGAATATTCACAGATGAGACATGAAAGtctgcatgcatgcatatattaAAAGACTTATTGATTTGCAGAAACAACCTTTATTACTTTTAACTGTGCAACTCTTGTTCCCGTTTAGACCTGAACTGGATGCCTGTGATTCTCCAGACAAATATCCACAACTTTTTCATGTTATACTGGACATAGAAATACAGTCTGCTGATAGACAAACTGAATTAACTCCTCCATGGGAGAACTTCACAACAAAAGACATCAATCCAAGCATTCTCTTTTCCTCTCATCAGGAGCATCAGGACACTCTTGCTTTGGCAGGTAAGGGCTGCACAGGCTTACTTGCTTAGATGCTTAACTGCATGCTGGActctttgtttgatttttctttgtgcCCTGTGCTGCAGGTAAAGGTCCCACTGACACACCTCAGGATAACATAAGAAATGTTGGACAGAGTGCATTCTTTTCATCTCTCAGCTGGCAAGGTATGTAGAATTGGTCTTTAAAGTAAAATCCATTTGGAACTAGGAAACCTTTTTTGTGTCTCCCGAAAGCATCCAGGCCAAAAGATCTGATTGTAATGTGTCTCTTGAATTTGATCAGAGTGGATTGCTGTCACATCCTTATGCTGCAATTGAGTGGAAATTAATTTCTTACAATGTTCTCTTCAAATATTGCCTGCCTTTGCTGTATATGACAATTGTTACTGACATAGTTCTGGTGTAAAGTTTCACTGTAGGCCTCCTCAATGCTACAATAAATTCAAGCTACTTTTTCCTAATGTTCCATTTATATATAAGATGCTATGAGAATGTAAAACATTGAATAAAAGTATGATTTGGGTGTCTGTCCGAAAGGCCATTGAGTAGTGCTGAACGCCTTTAAAAATCTCATGGTGCAGCCTATTGCAAGGTTCCTCCTTTGACATTAATGACGTGTTAGATAGGAACCCAACGTAAGAGAGCTTTGTGTATGAAACCAGGAAGGTGATTTATGGCACTACTCCTTTTAAATGAGTGTTGCTTAGCCTGGATTTTGAGGCATGACTGGATGCTCGGTCTTGACCCAGAGATTTGTTCAGGTCTCATCTGTGCTCTTTACATTGGCTTGCTCTTCAGGTTTGAGGAGAGTCAATTAACTTCTGTCTGTGTTTTCTGATCAATAAAGCTGATTCCTTACAACACAGGCCAGCTAAGACTTTAATTTAATCTTTGTAAAggacttattttaaaatctaatgaaCACTGCTGTGGTATTCTCAGTAACTGTTTGTTTTGTGTGTAAGCTGATTTTATGGGAGCTTTGTGATTGGAAAAAACTGACAGttaactaattttatttttaatcttttagaTCAGAAATCTGACAAAAGTAGCTCTCACCCCACCTCAGAGGATCGAGCAGCGTTGGTACACGAGGAAAGCGAACAGTCAGATGACGAACTCTTGTCCCTTTCCAGTCAGCACAGTAATGCCAGTGGTGACAAGCCTCATGGGACACCTAAacacagcaaaaagcagcaggagcCTCCAGCACCACCTCCGCCGGAAGATGTTGACCTGCTGGGCCTAGATGGCAGCCCTATGAGCAAGAATTTTCCCTCACAGCCCGCTGCTGCCCCCTCTAACTCAGACTTGCTGAATGATTTGTTTGGGGTTGGTGGGCCAAGTGCACAAAGTGGACAGTCCGCTGCTGAGGAGGTCTTTCACGTGGGGGGAACTGGATCTGTTCAGTCAACTCCTCGGCGTTCTGCAGCTTCTGCATCCCCATCACCATCCCCAAGGGTAGGAGAAGGTAATATTGGCCATGCCTAGTACATGCCTTGGGGCGAGTGCTTTGAGAATCTCACCTGAATGATCTCCTCTAGGCTATTGGTTTCCTTTTTGGGTGCACTCATTTCAGGGAAACAAAGAGCTGCAAGGGATCCCGAGTGTTCAGCCAGCTCCTTTACTCTGAGGCAGAAATTGGTGTAGCTTAACAATCCTGGTTTCTGCTCTTTGACTATCCAGTATGTTCCTTAAAGCCTCGGGGGTGGGTCACCCAAGTGTTAGGCTGGCTTTTTAAGCTGGCAGCACTGGAGGTCATCAGTTTTGCTTTTATGATGTGTCCAGTAATACACAGGAGGAGAATAAGCATTCATTTAAATGGAGTGGTAGAATAGATATTAGAAAGACAGGCATCTTTTGGAGGGTTAAGTGAAAGGAGGAAGGTAAGTGAAAATAATTTGGAAACGAAAAGGTGAAGAGCAGAATCCAAGCTGTTGAGATTCTGCTAAGGGTCTCTGAAATAGATGGTCGATTTTGCCAAAAGCAAAATTAGAACAACTGACCTGAGCAGAGAGCAGATCTCCAGGTACTGTACTTCAGTGGCACAGCCTCCCCATGTTTGGTGTGTCCTAAGTCTTTGTTACAGTTTGGGAACTGACATGTTGTCAGCACATACTGGATTCAGAGGGCACAGGATAGTTGCTTAACTTTTTCGCAGCAACTAATAACTTAAAGCACTTGCAGTGCTTGCCATTTTTCTTGtacagaaacagtattttttttattgtgttaagGAGGCCCAGGCTTGAGAGATGCTACAGCTGACAACAGTTGCACCTTCCACAGGACGACTGTGCAGCCAACTTCTGAAGACTCTTCTCCCTTCCTcatctagaattaaaaaaaattgcaggctTAGGGAGGTTTATCTAGTAGTACACTGAAGCACCTGATTCGCCCACagtgtttttcaaaatgaaaaggatgGGAAGTTATAATCTAATTGTGACAAGGCttgtgaaaggaggaaagaagaggagaTCGAGGGCTGGAGACAAAGTGTTGGCAGGGGAGATGGGACAAACATACAACTTTAATCAGAAGAAATTAGGCCACTTGTGTATGTagaaggttgatttttttttttttttgctgtggatGTTGTACACTCTCTTTTGAGAGTTTTCTGTGGGAGGGGAGGTTGTGCAAACATGCACTCCACAAGGCAGAAGCGCAACAACAGCATCAGAAGACTTCTAGGTAGTGTTGTTGAGTGGCATAACAACGGGAGTTGTATGATgctgctttgcagaggccagATTGGCCAGAATAAGAGCTTGGGAGATGAGTGAAGACTAGTAATATAGTAAGTATCATAACCAATGCATAACATCATTAACATACACTCCTTAGAAGTGATGCATTATCTTTCTCACGATGTTAAATATTGCATCTCTATTTAAGATGTTCTTTACCTTAAACTTGACAGATAAGAATTTGAGtgactttggcttttttttttcctgtttacatgAAAGATAGTGGGTTAAACAAATTGATCAAAATAGAAGCTGAGAATGAGCttgatcattttttatttttttatttttggtaacaAATAATGCTTTGTGGGAAAGATACCAGTTATTTTCTAAAGCTATTTCTAAAAGACAGCCCTTTGTCCCGGGATGTGTATAACTTTAGATGGCCTGAAATAATCTTGGACTGCATTCAGCACTCAAGAGGATGGCAGGAAGTTGCATcaggccccccccagctcccaggctgTCCTTGACCATACATTTATTTATCTGCAGTATGTGCAAGTTGAAACCTAGAGTCAGAAGTGTCTAAATTCTAGCTTTGGCTGCTTCTAAATTCAGCTGCTTCCTCTGGATGAGACAGACGGAATCAACAAGTGTGTTGCCATGACTCTGTCATGTGGCTTTCTAGGTCCCCTGGCATGTGGCTGGACAGTACTGGTACTTTCTAGTTTGATCTACCCCAGTGGTGTGCTGTCTCCTATTTGGTTTTGGCAGGTATTAGGTTTTCCTCCCCACATGCTGTTCTCTTTCCTGGAGCATATTCCTTGTACAAGTTAGTGAATTACTTTTCTCAAATATGTTTTTACAGCAACTGCCTTTGACCCATTTGGAAGTAGCCCTAAGCAAACTGGTCCAGACCTCCTGGGTTCCTTTCTTGGTTCATCAAATGTCACTGGTGATCCATTCCTTCAAGCAACAAGAAGTCCTTCACCAACTGTGCACAGTGATCCCTTTCACATGGGTAAGAAACTGAGGCTCTTCTAGTGTATTTAAGTAAACACGAAATGCTCCTTTTGATGGAGCCATTAAGTACAAATCGATGCTTACTATGAAATGAGTCTAAACCACAGAAACCCCGCTAAGCAGGAAAGAGCTTTTTGCCTCCCGATTTAAAGCATATTCATAATTTGAATTGTGGTAGGATGAGAATCATTATGCTCATGTCTTATACTTAATTAATAAGCCATTTGTATACATGAAGAAAAGAGACCACTAAGAACATCTGCCTACAGATGCCTGTGGTTATGAGGACTCATTTGAACCAAACTATCATTAATTGAGCTAAATAGAGCACAGCATATTAAGTGTGCTAAAGAAAACAAGTCCTTTGGTTCTTTTAGTCAAAGGGCATCTGCTTTCTTCAGATTTGATAGTAATCCTGGCCAAATTCAGTTAAATTTGGCTCTTATTTGAAGATGAGGCgaggaattatttttctttggacttttttctttgaaatactgcCCCTTAGTTGTTTCCTTTactctccacccccccccccaaagttttAATATTGTAGCCTTCTGTGATTGAAACACATCCAGATATAAATTCATCTGTTTGTGATCATCTAAAACATGTCCCTTGGGTGGGACAGCCTCTCTGGAAAGTCAGAATGACAAAGGAGGGAACTAGTATGCTGCTGGCACTGTTTATATCCTTGCTTTGCCAGGCTTGGGTATCAGATATTAACTCTGTGAATAAGATGTTTGGGTCACACTTGGAGCTGGCTGCACTAATGAAAGGAATTTAAATGGTATCCCAGCATGATGAGGTACTGAATTACAGTGCTACTGCCCATGAATAATGAAATACTGAGAGGGTGAACTGTGTAGATGTGCAGACTTTATTTGATACAGGGTTAAAGGAAAGCCTGTGCTTTCTCTCTGGCTTACATGTGTGTGtgatgttttgtttatttgtgttcTCCAACCTTTCCCTTTTCAGTATAGATTATTTCCTTGGGTTGGGATGTATTCAGAAAGACAAGAGCCCATGTGTTATTCTGGTGGTAaggttttatatatatgcatataaagcCTCCAACCAAATCTATGAACACTGTAAGTCTGTGTCCTTCCCCAGCTACCTCTGTACAGTATTAGATCAGAAATAAATGCGAAATTTGCTTATAGTGGGGAAGAAGTTTGTTTCTGATTAGCAAATAGTAGATACAGACAGTATAGTACTAGCTCTTCTGCTTCCTTGCTCTCTACTCTTCCTAGAAGCTGGAATACATTGGTTTTGCTGTATTACCTTGATATATTTATATGTAATCCTTCTGTTTAGCTTCTAGCACACCAACAGTTTCCATTCAACCAGATGTTTCAGGTGCCTGGGACTGGCCCAGCAAACCAGGTATGTATCACAAAAATTCAAGACACTTAATGACAAACACTTTAAGGAGCACTGAGACAGGAGAGGCAGATGGAAGATACTGCCAGTGCCTAAAAAGAGCTGTTTCCCACTGTCTGCTACTTAGCACTTGGGCTAATACAACAAACCTTCAAACAGGATTTTAGTTACTTTTGTCTGAACTGCAGCAGGAATGCTGAGCCTGTTGTCCTGATCTCCTGGTCATCCAGATGAGGACCTGGCAAGGGACTGCCACACTCTTTCTGATTCAAAAGTCCTGGCTTTCTTCCTCAGGAGACCTGGGTCTGAAGTGGAACAGGTGCTAGCTGAGGGTGTATATAGCTGTGTTTCATTCCAGCGTGGAGTCAAGCTATGGACCTGGGATGGGCTATATGTAGCTAGAATGCCACTAAATAGCATGACTCTTTCTAAGATAGGGAGAGTAAGTACATCCTAGCAAAACTTGCTATGCAAAACTAATTCatggcttttaatttttaaaataaatccatttgTCAGAATTACTCTCACTGCAGACAGTCTGGGAAACATTCTGGTTGCTGAACCTAGTTGTGAGCAGATGTGCAAATAGTCCGGATCACTGTTGAGTTGAGATTTTGCTTAGGAACCTAACAGTAGTACACTCAATTTTAACAGCCACTTTGTAACATCATGTGACTGAGAGTTGGGCCTATgtaaaactagattttttttttttttcccttaaaggtGGCCTAGGTGTGGGAAGCAAGTCAGCTGCCACCAGTCCTACAGGATCCCTCCACAGCACACCCACTCATCATCCTAAACCCCAAACACTGGATCCATTTGCTGATTTGGGCACTCTTGGAGCAAGCTTAGCAGGTTTGCATTCCTTATAAAAATTACCGTTTTCTCTATTTTAGAGAAATAGGATGAACAACCTGGGATGTGACAAAGATCTCTGTGGGTCC encodes:
- the DNAJC6 gene encoding auxilin isoform X3, whose translation is MDSSGASSPDMESSYGGGLLDMVKGGAGRLFSNLKDNLKDTLKDTSSKVMQSVASYTKGELDISYITSRIIVMSFPAEGVELGFRNHIEDVRTFLDSRHPDHYTVFNLSPKYYRSAKFHNRVSECSWPVRQAPSLHNLYAVCKNMHNWLQQNPKNVCVIHCMDGRAASAVLVSAMFCFCHLFSNPGPAMQLLNSKRPGIVLWPSHRRYIGYICDLIADKPVIPHCKPLTIKSVTLSPVPCFNKQRNGCRPFCDILSGETRILTTSQEYERMKEYRVQEGKVLIPLGATVHGDVVVSVYHMRSTIGGRLQAKMTNTQIFQIQFHTGFIALGTTTLKFTKPELDACDSPDKYPQLFHVILDIEIQSADRQTELTPPWENFTTKDINPSILFSSHQEHQDTLALAGKGPTDTPQDNIRNVGQSAFFSSLSWQDQKSDKSSSHPTSEDRAALVHEESEQSDDELLSLSSQHSNASGDKPHGTPKHSKKQQEPPAPPPPEDVDLLGLDGSPMSKNFPSQPAAAPSNSDLLNDLFGVGGPSAQSGQSAAEEVFHVGGTGSVQSTPRRSAASASPSPSPRVGEATAFDPFGSSPKQTGPDLLGSFLGSSNVTGDPFLQATRSPSPTVHSDPFHMASSTPTVSIQPDVSGAWDWPSKPGGLGVGSKSAATSPTGSLHSTPTHHPKPQTLDPFADLGTLGASLAGGPSFASKPTTPTGLGGGFPPSPQRPSPQPMGGTSWQQGPGYGWQQSQSKAQASMPHSSPQNKPNYNVSFSAMPGAQNERGKGPANADSKPKVSADFEDLLSGQGFNAHKDKKGPKTIAEMRKEEMAKEMDPEKLKVLEWIEGKERNIRALLSTMHTVLWAGETKWKPVSMADLVTPEQVKKVYRRAVLVVHPDKATGQPYEQYAKMIFMELNDAWSEFENQGQKPLY
- the DNAJC6 gene encoding auxilin isoform X2 is translated as MNGAANKGASSPDMESSYGGGLLDMVKGGAGRLFSNLKDNLKDTLKDTSSKVMQSVASYTKGELDISYITSRIIVMSFPAEGVELGFRNHIEDVRTFLDSRHPDHYTVFNLSPKYYRSAKFHNRVSECSWPVRQAPSLHNLYAVCKNMHNWLQQNPKNVCVIHCMDGRAASAVLVSAMFCFCHLFSNPGPAMQLLNSKRPGIVLWPSHRRYIGYICDLIADKPVIPHCKPLTIKSVTLSPVPCFNKQRNGCRPFCDILSGETRILTTSQEYERMKEYRVQEGKVLIPLGATVHGDVVVSVYHMRSTIGGRLQAKMTNTQIFQIQFHTGFIALGTTTLKFTKPELDACDSPDKYPQLFHVILDIEIQSADRQTELTPPWENFTTKDINPSILFSSHQEHQDTLALAGKGPTDTPQDNIRNVGQSAFFSSLSWQDQKSDKSSSHPTSEDRAALVHEESEQSDDELLSLSSQHSNASGDKPHGTPKHSKKQQEPPAPPPPEDVDLLGLDGSPMSKNFPSQPAAAPSNSDLLNDLFGVGGPSAQSGQSAAEEVFHVGGTGSVQSTPRRSAASASPSPSPRVGEATAFDPFGSSPKQTGPDLLGSFLGSSNVTGDPFLQATRSPSPTVHSDPFHMASSTPTVSIQPDVSGAWDWPSKPGGLGVGSKSAATSPTGSLHSTPTHHPKPQTLDPFADLGTLGASLAGGPSFASKPTTPTGLGGGFPPSPQRPSPQPMGGTSWQQGPGYGWQQSQSKAQASMPHSSPQNKPNYNVSFSAMPGAQNERGKGPANADSKPKVSADFEDLLSGQGFNAHKDKKGPKTIAEMRKEEMAKEMDPEKLKVLEWIEGKERNIRALLSTMHTVLWAGETKWKPVSMADLVTPEQVKKVYRRAVLVVHPDKATGQPYEQYAKMIFMELNDAWSEFENQGQKPLY